One genomic segment of Gemmatimonadota bacterium includes these proteins:
- the folP gene encoding dihydropteroate synthase codes for MIVTPLSDRAPAAIRDALLSHGWEGEVCRLTASGLESSAFHVTGIASTMIEAMLPVANKLGLEMVTGEDWIILTGARSRLGAFARPWVQPEAVRDLAHAIGMAMPADRPVEWRHARGALSLESPVLMGILNVTPDSFSDGGTATDEAAVLRRVDALLAGGAGVIDLGGESTAPFAPPVPLDVEMARVLPAVMAIVREHPDVLISVDTVKHEVAQAALDAGAAIVNDVTAGRHDVQLLEVAARHKAGVVLSHSRGEVGRLASYDAAEYDGDVAGGVTRELDVSRATALAAGIAMEAIVLDPGFGFAKHPEQNIALLDQVAAVVALGSPVLIGASRKRFLGEVTGRPLDDRDRATAAACALSLDRGARLFRVHDPEATRDALAVAEALWRSRQ; via the coding sequence GTGATCGTCACCCCGCTCTCGGATCGCGCTCCCGCCGCGATCCGTGACGCCCTCCTGTCCCACGGATGGGAGGGCGAGGTCTGTCGGCTCACCGCCTCCGGCCTCGAAAGCTCCGCCTTCCATGTCACCGGCATTGCCTCGACGATGATCGAGGCGATGCTCCCCGTCGCCAACAAGCTCGGCCTCGAGATGGTCACCGGTGAGGATTGGATCATCCTCACCGGCGCCCGGTCGCGACTCGGCGCCTTTGCGCGGCCGTGGGTGCAACCCGAGGCGGTGCGCGATCTGGCCCACGCCATCGGGATGGCGATGCCGGCGGACCGTCCCGTCGAATGGCGGCACGCCCGCGGCGCGCTCTCGCTGGAGTCCCCGGTCTTGATGGGGATCCTCAACGTCACCCCCGATTCGTTCAGCGATGGCGGGACGGCGACCGACGAGGCCGCGGTCCTGCGCCGTGTCGACGCATTGCTGGCCGGTGGGGCGGGGGTCATCGACCTGGGTGGCGAATCGACGGCGCCCTTCGCGCCACCGGTGCCGCTCGACGTGGAGATGGCCAGGGTCCTTCCGGCGGTCATGGCGATCGTCCGGGAGCACCCCGACGTGCTCATTTCGGTGGACACCGTCAAGCACGAGGTGGCCCAGGCGGCACTCGACGCCGGGGCGGCGATCGTCAACGACGTCACCGCCGGGCGGCACGACGTGCAACTCTTGGAGGTCGCGGCGCGTCACAAGGCGGGTGTCGTCCTGTCGCATTCGCGTGGGGAGGTTGGGCGCCTCGCGAGTTACGACGCCGCGGAGTACGACGGTGACGTGGCCGGCGGCGTCACGCGGGAACTCGACGTGTCACGCGCCACCGCGCTTGCGGCCGGCATTGCCATGGAGGCCATCGTGCTCGACCCCGGATTCGGCTTTGCGAAGCATCCCGAGCAGAACATCGCCCTCCTCGATCAGGTGGCCGCCGTGGTCGCGCTCGGGTCGCCGGTGCTGATCGGCGCCTCGCGGAAGCGCTTCCTCGGCGAAGTGACCGGCCGTCCGCTCGACGATCGTGACCGTGCGACCGCCGCCGCCTGTGCCCTCTCGCTCGACCGTGGTGCCCGACTCTTCCGCGTGCACGACCCCGAGGCGACGCGTGATGCCCTGGCGGTTGCGGAGGCGCTATGGCGGAGCCGGCAGTGA
- a CDS encoding DUF2723 domain-containing protein yields the protein MNRPPYRWAAAASLVVLLGYLVTLAPSVTFWDAGEFIAAAKTLGVPHPPGTPLFVMVAHVWAMLLPVGEYAWRLNLLSAICSAIAAGCWFLVAYTSVARGEATDASGSPIAARRSPLALGAGWSAALVTAFSFTMWQNSIETEVYAVAMMIIALAAWTVTRWREARSSGHGARLLLVILYLGGISIGNHLLGLLVGPALVAALMSASWLGPLADPTARRAEQARIAVVGTVWLLLIALGLGSTTLTLGTAALVAVAGVWAIGRKQLGFVAMALLIVAIGVTPYLFIYFRAKQGPWINEADASTWDALLAVIRRAQYPVRTPLDDPTAYHGPENTGRTLTMLGYQLANYAQYFDWQWARSLGDIAFAPFRLLMTLVFASLGMRGAVAQRRDDRTGFHMMLILFLVTGLGLLLYMNFKPGPSIGWEQWPGLDDHEVRDRDYFFVASFVAWAFWAALGIADLVRATAVRLPLARRSMAVAVFGLALLPAVLNARMATRKQTPEATLARDFSHALLQSVPPGGILFTWGDNDTFPLWYAQAVEGVRRDVTIVCLALAETEWYQRQLRNWKAGPLDRANLAAVWQSAPVPDLNGPIHTISDSTINAFSPFLVDKSQAIQLRNGLSIELTKGDAVYAKDMLLLQVLITNAGVRPIAWSVTTANKLYGLGPQLVQQGLAIVMPTVPVTGAVGGDAVGPGKTPIDLATTTRLINETWKYGKLLDGGTDRLDANIRAMSGTWAIPFVQAAVASVMVGDTAAAIPFLETSLKMADQPGVAGFLAQLKGRGGAGVVPKK from the coding sequence GTGAATCGCCCACCGTATCGCTGGGCCGCGGCCGCATCGCTGGTCGTGCTGCTCGGCTACCTGGTTACGCTGGCGCCGTCGGTCACCTTCTGGGATGCCGGCGAATTCATTGCCGCCGCGAAGACCTTGGGTGTTCCGCATCCGCCTGGCACCCCGCTCTTCGTGATGGTGGCCCACGTCTGGGCGATGCTCTTGCCGGTTGGCGAGTACGCCTGGCGCCTCAACCTCCTCTCCGCCATCTGCAGTGCGATCGCCGCCGGCTGCTGGTTCCTCGTGGCGTACACGTCGGTCGCACGCGGAGAGGCGACGGATGCGAGCGGTTCGCCGATCGCCGCTCGCCGTTCGCCGCTGGCCCTCGGTGCCGGCTGGTCCGCGGCCCTCGTCACCGCCTTCTCCTTCACGATGTGGCAGAACTCCATCGAGACCGAGGTCTATGCCGTCGCGATGATGATCATCGCGCTCGCGGCGTGGACGGTGACGCGGTGGCGCGAGGCGCGCAGCAGTGGCCACGGTGCGCGGCTGTTGCTGGTGATCCTCTACCTCGGCGGCATCTCCATCGGCAACCACCTGCTCGGCCTGCTGGTCGGGCCGGCGTTGGTGGCGGCGTTGATGAGTGCGTCGTGGCTGGGGCCGCTGGCCGACCCGACCGCGCGCCGAGCGGAGCAGGCTCGCATCGCGGTGGTTGGCACGGTCTGGCTGCTCTTGATTGCGCTCGGCCTCGGCAGCACCACGCTCACGCTCGGCACCGCGGCACTGGTGGCGGTGGCCGGCGTCTGGGCCATCGGCCGAAAGCAGCTCGGCTTCGTGGCCATGGCGCTGCTGATCGTGGCGATCGGCGTGACGCCCTATCTCTTCATCTACTTCCGCGCCAAGCAGGGTCCGTGGATCAACGAGGCCGATGCCTCGACCTGGGACGCGCTTCTCGCCGTGATCCGGCGGGCGCAGTACCCCGTGCGGACTCCGCTCGACGATCCGACTGCCTATCATGGCCCCGAAAACACCGGACGCACGTTGACGATGCTGGGGTACCAGCTCGCCAACTACGCCCAGTACTTCGACTGGCAGTGGGCCCGGTCCCTCGGGGACATCGCCTTCGCGCCGTTCCGCCTGCTGATGACGCTCGTCTTTGCGTCGCTTGGAATGCGCGGTGCCGTGGCGCAGCGTCGGGACGATCGGACCGGTTTCCACATGATGCTGATCCTCTTCCTGGTGACGGGATTGGGACTGCTGCTGTACATGAACTTCAAGCCGGGGCCGAGCATCGGGTGGGAGCAGTGGCCCGGGCTGGACGATCATGAGGTCCGTGACCGCGACTATTTCTTCGTGGCGAGCTTCGTGGCGTGGGCCTTCTGGGCGGCGCTCGGCATTGCCGACCTGGTGCGGGCCACGGCGGTGCGGTTGCCGCTGGCGCGCCGATCGATGGCCGTGGCGGTCTTCGGCCTCGCACTGCTGCCGGCGGTGCTCAACGCGCGGATGGCGACTCGGAAGCAGACGCCCGAGGCGACGCTGGCGCGCGACTTCTCCCATGCGTTGTTGCAGTCCGTGCCACCGGGAGGGATCCTCTTCACCTGGGGCGACAACGACACCTTCCCGCTCTGGTATGCGCAGGCGGTGGAGGGGGTGCGGCGTGATGTCACGATCGTCTGTCTCGCGCTGGCGGAGACGGAGTGGTACCAGCGGCAGTTGCGGAACTGGAAGGCAGGTCCACTCGACCGGGCCAACCTCGCCGCGGTGTGGCAGTCCGCGCCGGTGCCGGACCTCAACGGACCGATCCACACCATCTCCGACTCGACGATCAACGCCTTCTCGCCGTTCCTGGTGGACAAATCGCAGGCCATTCAGCTTCGCAACGGCCTGAGCATCGAACTGACCAAGGGCGATGCGGTCTATGCCAAGGACATGCTGCTGTTGCAGGTGCTGATCACCAACGCCGGGGTGCGGCCGATCGCGTGGTCGGTCACCACGGCGAACAAGCTTTACGGACTCGGGCCGCAGTTGGTGCAGCAGGGGTTGGCGATCGTGATGCCAACGGTACCGGTGACCGGCGCGGTGGGTGGCGATGCGGTCGGGCCTGGGAAGACGCCGATCGATCTGGCGACCACGACACGGCTCATCAACGAGACGTGGAAGTACGGCAAGCTGCTCGACGGCGGCACCGATCGTCTCGACGCCAACATCCGGGCGATGTCGGGGACGTGGGCGATTCCGTTCGTGCAGGCGGCGGTCGCGTCGGTGATGGTGGGTGATACCGCCGCGGCGATTCCGTTCCTGGAGACATCGCTGAAGATGGCCGACCAGCCTGGCGTGGCCGGCTTCCTGGCGCAGCTGAAGGGGCGGGGTGGGGCAGGGGTGGTGCCGAAGAAGTAG
- a CDS encoding serine/threonine protein kinase produces MALPADRWGEISALFAELIDLPAAERATRLAALAHDAPLHAEISSLLASADDVGERFEQAASMPLTDARDTVPTMGRRVGQYELLREIGQGGMGTVYEAHRADDQYRKRVAIKMVSLLGDRTQALARFQRERQLLARLEHRNIAALLDGGVTAEGEPYFIMEYVEGQPIDQWCTARHLGLRDRLALFRQVCAAVQYAHEHLVIHRDLKPGNILVAEDGTVKLLDFGIAKLADPTQLGGDDLTHTGVTPMTVAYASPEQLLGGEVTTASDIYSLGVVLYELVTGVRPFAPTARGALVERGVPTAPSRAVTAESAVSEQDTAARLRRSLAGDVDSIVLMALRPEAERRYRTAQQLGDDLQRYLGGLPVLAQPDTIGYRLGKFARRNRMAVAAAALAVVALIGGTVVSLRQAQVARAERDRAVFEQQRTAQVTQFFRDVLSAAKPQESGKGTTVVEAIDLVIPRIDSSFASAPDLRAAIKNTLASTLIDMGLYERARPLMLDAVRLQDSLGEQVSLRERADGLYNLAGLETEVGSPERAESLYRRSLVMYGKVPGIDSIEIYRGMNNLANSISEQGRVAEAAEVYAKVADRIAALRPDVGSAVALTNYATALATLGRYVEAEPRLREAAAIFTRTRGPGDVRVGNALQPLAGALLFQGKYAEADSVVQRAIAIYTATLGADNPGTLAAVRMRINILADAGRCAEAIAPAEGIVALRGKGLSERDASLNTALLFLGWCQAELGDPARGTRTAREGLRLRRAAFPPTHWAIAQGESMVGDILARRGPAFHAEAERLLRSGYEGMARELDSTHVRVKQAKERWERVRGTR; encoded by the coding sequence GTGGCGCTGCCGGCGGATCGCTGGGGCGAGATTTCCGCACTCTTTGCAGAATTGATCGACCTCCCGGCCGCCGAGCGCGCCACGCGTCTGGCGGCGCTGGCGCACGACGCTCCGCTCCACGCTGAGATCTCCTCCCTGCTCGCATCGGCCGACGACGTCGGCGAACGATTCGAGCAGGCGGCCTCGATGCCACTGACTGACGCCCGTGACACGGTGCCGACGATGGGCCGACGGGTCGGGCAGTACGAGTTGCTGCGGGAGATCGGTCAGGGCGGGATGGGAACGGTGTACGAGGCGCACCGCGCCGACGACCAGTACCGCAAGCGCGTCGCGATCAAGATGGTCTCCCTGCTCGGCGACCGGACGCAGGCGCTCGCCCGCTTCCAGCGCGAGCGGCAGCTGTTGGCACGCCTCGAACACCGGAACATCGCCGCGCTGCTCGACGGCGGCGTCACGGCGGAGGGCGAGCCGTACTTCATCATGGAGTACGTCGAGGGGCAGCCGATCGACCAGTGGTGCACGGCCCGTCATCTCGGGCTCCGCGACCGGCTGGCGCTCTTTCGCCAGGTCTGCGCCGCGGTGCAGTACGCCCACGAGCACCTCGTCATCCATCGCGACCTCAAGCCGGGCAACATCCTCGTCGCCGAGGATGGCACCGTCAAGCTGCTCGACTTCGGCATTGCCAAGCTCGCCGATCCGACCCAGCTGGGTGGGGACGACCTGACGCACACCGGCGTCACGCCGATGACGGTGGCGTATGCCTCGCCAGAGCAGCTCCTCGGCGGCGAAGTCACCACGGCCAGCGACATCTACTCGCTCGGCGTGGTGCTCTACGAACTGGTGACCGGCGTGCGGCCCTTCGCGCCCACGGCGCGCGGTGCCCTGGTCGAGCGCGGCGTGCCAACGGCACCGAGCCGCGCGGTGACGGCGGAGTCGGCGGTCAGCGAGCAGGACACGGCCGCCCGGCTCCGTCGGTCACTCGCCGGCGACGTCGACTCGATCGTCCTCATGGCGTTGCGTCCCGAGGCGGAGCGCCGGTACCGGACGGCGCAGCAACTCGGCGACGACCTGCAGCGCTATCTCGGCGGCCTGCCGGTGCTCGCACAGCCGGACACGATCGGCTACAGGCTGGGGAAGTTCGCGCGGCGCAACCGGATGGCGGTGGCCGCCGCTGCGCTGGCTGTGGTGGCGCTCATTGGCGGCACCGTAGTCTCGCTGCGGCAGGCGCAGGTGGCGCGCGCCGAGCGGGACCGCGCCGTCTTCGAGCAGCAGCGCACCGCGCAGGTGACGCAGTTCTTCCGCGACGTCCTCTCGGCCGCGAAGCCGCAGGAGTCGGGCAAGGGGACGACGGTGGTCGAGGCGATCGACCTGGTGATTCCGCGGATCGACTCGTCGTTCGCGAGCGCACCCGACCTGCGGGCCGCGATCAAGAACACGCTGGCGTCGACGCTGATCGACATGGGGCTGTACGAGCGCGCACGCCCGCTGATGCTTGACGCGGTCAGGCTGCAGGATTCGCTCGGCGAGCAGGTGTCGCTGCGCGAGCGGGCCGACGGGCTCTACAACCTCGCTGGGCTGGAGACGGAGGTCGGATCGCCGGAGCGCGCCGAGTCGCTCTATCGGCGTTCGCTGGTGATGTACGGGAAGGTGCCCGGGATCGACTCGATCGAGATCTACCGCGGGATGAACAACCTCGCGAACTCGATCTCGGAGCAGGGCCGTGTCGCCGAGGCGGCGGAGGTGTACGCCAAGGTTGCCGACCGGATCGCCGCGCTCCGGCCCGACGTCGGCTCGGCCGTGGCGCTGACCAACTACGCCACGGCGCTCGCGACGCTCGGTCGGTATGTGGAGGCCGAGCCGCGACTGCGTGAGGCGGCGGCGATCTTCACGCGGACGCGTGGGCCGGGCGATGTGCGGGTCGGCAACGCCTTGCAGCCGCTCGCCGGGGCGCTGCTCTTCCAGGGCAAATACGCCGAGGCCGACAGCGTGGTGCAGCGGGCAATCGCGATCTACACGGCGACGCTCGGGGCGGACAATCCGGGGACACTGGCAGCGGTGCGGATGCGAATCAACATCCTCGCCGATGCGGGACGGTGCGCCGAAGCAATTGCGCCGGCCGAGGGGATCGTGGCGCTGCGCGGGAAGGGGCTGAGCGAGCGCGATGCCTCGCTCAACACCGCGCTCCTTTTTCTGGGATGGTGCCAGGCCGAACTCGGCGATCCGGCACGCGGGACGCGCACCGCTCGCGAGGGGCTGCGACTCCGGCGCGCCGCGTTCCCGCCGACGCACTGGGCCATCGCCCAAGGGGAGAGCATGGTCGGTGACATCCTCGCGCGGCGCGGCCCCGCCTTCCATGCGGAGGCGGAGAGGCTGCTGCGCTCAGGCTACGAGGGGATGGCGCGCGAGCTCGACTCGACGCATGTGCGCGTGAAGCAGGCGAAGGAACGGTGGGAGCGGGTCAGGGGCACCAGGTAG
- the hpt gene encoding hypoxanthine phosphoribosyltransferase, translating into MQRRAGGHALRVVFDEATIADRVRELGHEITAAYPDGELLVLGLLKGSFIFLSDLVRQIDRPLHLDFLVASSYGTGTVSSGNVRLLYDPETPLEGKHIVIVEDIIDSGRTMLKLLGLLQARNPASVAVCSLLDKKLLPTPIPELRWVGFTAPPAFLVGYGLDHAEDFRHLPFIGDLTDG; encoded by the coding sequence ATGCAGCGCCGCGCTGGCGGTCACGCTCTCCGCGTCGTCTTCGACGAGGCGACGATCGCCGACCGGGTGCGCGAGCTCGGGCACGAGATCACGGCCGCCTATCCCGATGGCGAGCTGCTGGTGCTGGGCCTGCTCAAGGGAAGCTTCATCTTCCTGAGCGACCTCGTCCGGCAGATCGATCGGCCGCTGCATCTCGATTTCCTGGTGGCCTCGTCCTATGGCACGGGGACGGTCTCGAGCGGCAATGTCCGCCTGCTCTACGATCCGGAGACGCCGCTCGAAGGGAAGCACATCGTCATTGTCGAGGACATCATCGACAGCGGTCGCACGATGCTGAAGCTGCTCGGCCTGTTGCAGGCACGGAATCCGGCCTCCGTCGCGGTCTGTTCGTTGCTGGACAAGAAGCTGCTCCCGACCCCGATCCCCGAATTGCGGTGGGTCGGATTCACGGCACCCCCGGCGTTCCTCGTGGGCTACGGCCTCGACCACGCCGAAGATTTTCGCCACCTCCCGTTCATCGGTGACCTGACTGATGGCTGA
- a CDS encoding sigma-70 family RNA polymerase sigma factor, whose amino-acid sequence MDAARSDVTTLLAAASSGSPDALSALLPVVYDELKRMAAGQLRLERDDHTLGATALVHEAFLRLTGGTTPTWENRAHFFGIAAQAMRRILVEHARRRNAQKRGAKHQVTLDSQVDLADGAPSEEVVAVDEALNRLAALDARQAKIVELRYFVGLSIEESADVLGISPATVKRDWTLARAWLHRELQAA is encoded by the coding sequence ATGGACGCTGCCCGTTCCGACGTGACCACCCTCCTCGCCGCCGCCTCGAGCGGCAGTCCCGACGCCCTGTCGGCACTGCTCCCCGTGGTGTACGACGAGCTGAAGCGGATGGCCGCCGGACAGCTCCGGCTGGAACGGGACGACCACACCCTGGGGGCCACCGCGCTCGTCCATGAGGCGTTCCTCCGGCTGACCGGCGGCACCACGCCGACCTGGGAGAACCGCGCCCACTTCTTCGGCATCGCCGCCCAGGCGATGCGCCGGATCCTGGTGGAACACGCCCGCCGCCGGAATGCGCAGAAGCGCGGTGCCAAGCATCAGGTGACCCTCGACTCGCAGGTCGATCTGGCCGATGGCGCGCCGAGTGAAGAAGTGGTGGCCGTCGACGAGGCCCTCAACCGCCTCGCCGCCCTCGACGCGCGCCAGGCGAAAATCGTCGAGCTCCGCTACTTCGTGGGGCTCTCGATCGAGGAGAGCGCGGACGTCCTCGGCATCTCTCCCGCCACCGTGAAGCGTGACTGGACCTTGGCCCGCGCCTGGCTGCACCGCGAACTGCAGGCGGCCTGA